From the bacterium genome, one window contains:
- a CDS encoding alkaline phosphatase family protein, with translation MKILAIGLDCAAPEILFGEERLTNFRRLMEGGCYGRLESVIPPITVPAWMSMATSQDPGSLGVYGFRNRVDYSYDALSFATSKSIQELAIWDQLAREGKRSILIGVPPSYPPRKINGICVGCFLTPDTNQSQYTHPSSVQEEIKNIVGEYPADVKGFRTNEKDSLLKGIYEMTRKHFEVIRHFLRTQQWDYFQFVEIGLDRLQHGFWKYYDPAHKQHEPGNLYENVIRDYYFYLDEEVGKLLSELQEDTLILVLSDHGAQRLDGGFCINEWLIREGLLVLNDYPQKVTPFNQLSVDWEKTKVWSEGGYYARIFFNVKDREPSGVIEKSQYESFRNELAAKLKRIGDDQGKPMKNLVFKPEEIYRNVRNVAPDLICHFSELLWRSIGSVGYSQLHVQENDTGPDDCNHAQHGAFILAASNNPLRGEIRGVHILDLAPTLLELTGHDIPSSMQGKSIVSGRNLSGDGDYSPEDEQTIRDRLTGLGYIS, from the coding sequence ATGAAGATTCTCGCGATCGGTTTGGACTGCGCGGCTCCCGAAATCTTGTTTGGCGAAGAGCGCCTGACAAATTTTCGGCGATTGATGGAAGGCGGCTGTTATGGCCGGCTCGAAAGCGTGATCCCGCCCATCACGGTTCCTGCTTGGATGTCCATGGCAACAAGTCAGGATCCCGGATCACTCGGTGTGTACGGCTTCAGAAATCGCGTCGATTATTCCTATGATGCTTTGAGTTTCGCCACATCCAAATCGATTCAGGAGCTCGCGATCTGGGATCAACTTGCTCGCGAAGGAAAGCGCAGCATTCTGATCGGCGTTCCCCCCTCTTATCCACCGCGGAAAATCAATGGAATCTGTGTAGGCTGTTTCTTGACTCCCGATACAAATCAAAGTCAATACACGCATCCATCTTCCGTTCAGGAGGAGATCAAGAACATTGTCGGTGAATATCCTGCGGATGTGAAAGGTTTCCGTACCAACGAAAAGGATTCGCTGCTGAAGGGAATCTACGAAATGACCCGCAAGCATTTTGAAGTCATACGTCATTTCCTGCGAACGCAGCAATGGGATTATTTTCAATTCGTAGAAATTGGATTGGATCGCCTGCAACACGGATTTTGGAAGTATTACGATCCGGCGCATAAACAACATGAGCCGGGAAATCTGTACGAAAATGTGATTCGCGATTACTACTTCTATCTGGATGAAGAAGTCGGAAAACTTCTGAGTGAACTTCAGGAAGACACATTGATTCTGGTGCTGTCCGATCACGGAGCTCAAAGATTGGATGGCGGATTCTGCATCAATGAATGGTTGATTCGCGAAGGTTTGCTTGTGCTGAATGATTATCCGCAAAAAGTGACTCCCTTCAATCAGCTGAGCGTTGACTGGGAAAAAACGAAAGTTTGGAGTGAAGGCGGTTATTATGCGCGAATCTTTTTCAATGTGAAAGACCGCGAACCGTCCGGTGTGATAGAAAAATCGCAGTACGAATCCTTTCGCAATGAGCTCGCTGCAAAACTGAAACGAATTGGGGACGATCAGGGAAAGCCGATGAAAAATCTCGTATTCAAACCGGAAGAAATTTACAGGAACGTTCGCAATGTTGCTCCCGATCTCATCTGTCATTTTTCGGAGCTTCTATGGCGTTCGATCGGCAGCGTGGGATATTCACAACTTCATGTGCAGGAAAATGACACCGGCCCGGATGATTGCAATCATGCGCAACATGGCGCCTTTATTCTCGCGGCGTCGAACAATCCCCTGCGTGGTGAAATCCGGGGAGTTCACATTCTGGACCTTGCCCCGACGCTACTGGAGCTTACGGGTCATGACATTCCAAGCAGTATGCAGGGAAAATCGATCGTCTCCGGTAGGAACCTTTCCGGCGATGGAGACTACTCGCCCGAGGACGAACAGACGATCCGGGACCGCCTCACGGGATTAGGCTACATCTCGTAG
- a CDS encoding zinc metalloprotease encodes MKTASLVLTIFVFTVLPQLVSAEPFVWKGVEFVDQEAFIETGRRCGTVHPDSITAAAIDKQIQNYMTSHVISNVTGGTIKVYFHVIRKGTGISNGDVSSTMINNQINVLKNAFGPFGWAFTLVSVDRTTNSSWYNLSYGSTAEAQMKNALRKGTADDLNIYSANPGGGLLGWATFPWNYASKPKSDGVVVLYSSLPGGSAYPYNLGDTATHEVGHWMGLYHTFQGGCADKDKVADTPAERSPAYGCPIGRNTCNGGGADPIRNFMDYTDDSCMNQFTTGQDKRMDNVFTTHRFGK; translated from the coding sequence ATGAAAACTGCGAGTTTGGTGCTAACTATTTTTGTCTTCACAGTGCTGCCACAGCTTGTTTCGGCTGAACCTTTCGTATGGAAGGGCGTGGAATTTGTCGATCAAGAAGCATTCATTGAAACCGGCCGCCGGTGCGGCACGGTTCATCCGGACTCAATTACGGCTGCAGCAATCGATAAACAGATCCAAAACTACATGACATCTCATGTAATTTCCAATGTCACCGGCGGAACCATTAAAGTCTATTTTCATGTGATTCGCAAAGGAACCGGAATCAGCAATGGCGATGTTTCCTCCACAATGATCAACAATCAGATCAACGTGTTAAAAAATGCATTTGGTCCATTCGGTTGGGCGTTCACCCTCGTTAGTGTGGATCGAACGACAAATTCGAGCTGGTACAACCTTTCCTACGGTTCAACGGCTGAAGCGCAAATGAAGAATGCTCTTCGCAAAGGTACCGCAGACGATTTGAATATTTACTCAGCGAATCCGGGTGGTGGATTGCTGGGTTGGGCAACGTTCCCCTGGAATTACGCCAGCAAGCCGAAGAGTGATGGAGTTGTTGTGCTCTATTCCTCGCTCCCTGGCGGAAGCGCCTATCCATACAATCTGGGAGATACGGCAACGCACGAAGTGGGACACTGGATGGGTTTGTATCACACGTTTCAGGGTGGATGCGCCGACAAAGATAAGGTAGCCGACACGCCGGCAGAACGGAGTCCTGCGTATGGTTGTCCCATCGGCCGCAATACCTGCAACGGAGGCGGCGCCGATCCCATCAGGAACTTCATGGACTACACCGATGATTCCTGCATGAATCAATTCACGACAGGGCAGGATAAGCGGATGGACAACGTGTTCACAACGCACCGCTTCGGCAAATAG
- a CDS encoding sulfatase, whose product MKKLDVLLLAVWSGFICGVLESVIHVVTRNYPAVLAAEKVSLDVLWAAPLLNIVCFSLLAVPLLLFRNSRWIAAIFSFVCFTVVLITPQVLHWISVLLLSLGLAVTVHRAMRNRIEAVHKLLWVIPLFLGAAWGFVQCYKIFGESRLARSLPPVPSQAANVLVIVLDTVRYDRMKAESMLTPHLNSIANEGIRYENAWSTTSWSLPSQASILTGVYPHQHGADWPQLKIREEIPVLAEYFSQKGYVTGAFSGNASWVTPEYLGRGFLRFETYLVVDVIRRTTIGRNMEKISKRLGYYLPKHGNLAPNIRAQFFDFLNTYPQRPFFVYICYMDANKAFFSSKLTSPMAQAVAKYDQAIAELDQEVGTLIDTLREKKLLDNTILVVTSDHGESFGARTPQDHDPEGHGTSLYVEQTRVPLIVRFPKKITSGQISQQPTSIYSIPFLILQLLELRDGSFAERSNDSILATLRYDERNVASVIGKNTHYIHNIGRNREELYDLRADPFEKKNLAGSSDLTLPRNELRRLMR is encoded by the coding sequence GTGAAAAAACTGGATGTTCTCCTGCTTGCCGTCTGGAGCGGTTTCATTTGTGGTGTGCTCGAAAGCGTGATTCATGTCGTCACCCGGAATTATCCGGCGGTTCTGGCGGCTGAAAAAGTTTCACTAGACGTTCTCTGGGCTGCACCACTCCTGAACATCGTTTGTTTTTCACTTCTGGCTGTTCCGCTTTTGCTTTTTCGAAATAGCCGGTGGATCGCAGCAATTTTCTCTTTTGTGTGTTTTACAGTTGTGCTCATCACACCTCAGGTCTTGCACTGGATCAGCGTTTTGCTCCTGTCCCTTGGCCTTGCCGTAACGGTACATCGTGCGATGCGAAATCGAATCGAGGCCGTGCACAAACTGCTTTGGGTGATACCTCTTTTTCTTGGCGCAGCATGGGGTTTTGTCCAGTGCTATAAGATTTTCGGAGAGAGCAGATTAGCTCGATCATTGCCGCCGGTTCCATCGCAAGCAGCCAATGTGCTCGTGATTGTTCTTGACACGGTCCGCTACGATCGAATGAAAGCAGAAAGCATGCTGACACCGCACCTCAACAGCATCGCCAATGAGGGTATTCGTTATGAAAATGCCTGGTCCACCACCTCCTGGTCCCTTCCTTCGCAAGCTTCGATTTTGACCGGAGTGTATCCGCATCAACATGGCGCTGATTGGCCGCAGCTGAAAATCCGGGAAGAGATTCCGGTTCTCGCTGAATATTTTTCGCAAAAGGGTTACGTGACCGGTGCCTTTTCCGGCAATGCTTCCTGGGTCACACCTGAATATCTCGGACGCGGCTTCCTCCGTTTTGAGACCTACCTTGTGGTGGATGTTATTCGCAGAACGACAATCGGACGCAACATGGAAAAAATTTCGAAACGACTTGGTTACTATTTGCCAAAGCATGGAAACCTTGCCCCGAATATTCGCGCGCAGTTCTTCGATTTCTTGAATACTTATCCGCAAAGACCCTTCTTTGTTTACATCTGTTACATGGATGCCAACAAAGCATTCTTTTCCAGCAAGCTGACTTCGCCGATGGCACAAGCAGTCGCGAAGTATGATCAAGCAATTGCAGAGCTGGATCAGGAAGTTGGAACATTGATTGACACGTTGCGCGAAAAGAAATTATTGGACAACACAATTCTTGTCGTGACGTCCGATCACGGCGAATCATTCGGCGCCAGGACACCTCAGGATCATGATCCGGAAGGTCACGGGACAAGTTTGTATGTGGAACAGACGCGCGTTCCATTGATCGTCCGTTTTCCAAAGAAGATAACTTCCGGACAGATTTCGCAACAGCCAACCAGCATCTATTCAATTCCGTTCCTGATCTTGCAGCTTCTTGAGTTGCGTGACGGTTCTTTCGCAGAACGATCCAATGATTCCATTCTGGCAACTCTTCGGTACGATGAGCGGAATGTGGCATCAGTGATCGGAAAAAACACGCACTACATTCACAACATCGGACGCAACCGTGAAGAGCTTTACGATCTGCGGGCCGATCCGTTTGAAAAAAAGAATCTTGCCGGAAGCAGCGATCTAACGCTCCCGCGAAATGAGCTGCGCCGTCTGATGCGTTGA
- a CDS encoding glycosyltransferase family 39 protein — protein sequence MIFWSLLELIGQAATLQLIDAGNRIHYQHYDLQKASPLFLAVFLLQSAFVCVRLIKLRREIFLWLKEHFGWWQLLLIALLFTFSSAALSPSPIIYFSEILFAAFAQLVHLGNIVFIVRSIPESFRADWHKKFRPYHGALWILMVASVLNLLSYQNHPHITDEVVYLIQARFYAEGHMKMPAPPVPEGFHVYLMRVDGNEWYPVPPPGWPAVLALGSWFGAPWLINPLLAAINLLLAYSILKQLYDARIAHLTILLLCVSPWYIFLAMSFMTHMMTLFCLLFAAWAVLRSRTTGESLWAFIAGLAVGYSSLIRPVDGLIVGALIALWAIGIGGQRLKWTALFALAAGTLLVGAAIFPWNAYYTGDPFVYPINLYTDEYFGKNSNAYGFGADRGMGWPLDPFPGHSPRDAVLNAALNTFSLNIELFGWSTGSLLLAAAFFFRKKFTNQDRLMLAVLITCFVAYFFYYYSGGPDFGARYWFLMIVPLAVLTIRGMDQVRGANLAVLVLSLFALINYVPWRAVDKYHHYWNMRP from the coding sequence TTGATTTTCTGGAGTTTACTGGAGCTGATAGGTCAGGCGGCAACTTTACAACTCATCGATGCGGGCAACCGCATTCACTATCAGCATTATGATTTGCAGAAAGCCTCACCCTTGTTTCTCGCAGTTTTCTTGCTGCAGTCGGCCTTTGTCTGCGTACGCCTGATCAAACTGCGCAGAGAGATTTTCCTCTGGTTGAAAGAGCACTTCGGCTGGTGGCAACTTTTACTCATCGCGCTGCTCTTCACTTTTTCCAGCGCTGCGCTGTCCCCTTCTCCGATTATCTATTTCAGTGAGATTCTATTCGCCGCATTCGCTCAGCTTGTGCATCTGGGAAATATCGTTTTCATCGTACGCAGTATTCCGGAATCGTTTCGAGCCGATTGGCACAAGAAATTTCGTCCCTACCATGGTGCGCTGTGGATCCTCATGGTGGCGTCCGTTTTAAATCTTTTGAGTTATCAAAATCATCCGCACATCACCGATGAGGTCGTGTACTTGATACAGGCGCGTTTCTATGCGGAAGGACACATGAAAATGCCGGCCCCTCCGGTTCCGGAAGGCTTCCACGTTTATCTGATGCGTGTGGATGGAAACGAATGGTATCCGGTCCCTCCGCCTGGATGGCCTGCGGTGCTCGCGTTAGGCTCCTGGTTCGGCGCGCCATGGCTGATCAATCCGCTACTTGCCGCAATCAATTTGTTGCTGGCGTATTCAATTCTCAAACAGCTTTATGATGCACGGATTGCTCACTTAACGATCTTGTTACTGTGCGTTTCACCCTGGTACATTTTTCTCGCGATGAGTTTCATGACGCACATGATGACGCTCTTTTGCCTTCTGTTTGCGGCATGGGCTGTGCTGCGATCGCGAACAACCGGGGAATCGCTCTGGGCATTTATCGCAGGACTCGCGGTTGGTTACAGCAGTTTGATCCGGCCGGTCGATGGCTTGATTGTCGGAGCGCTCATAGCATTGTGGGCAATCGGCATCGGAGGACAGCGCTTAAAATGGACTGCGCTTTTTGCTCTTGCAGCAGGAACGCTTTTGGTGGGCGCGGCAATTTTTCCGTGGAACGCTTATTACACTGGTGATCCGTTCGTTTATCCGATTAATCTTTATACGGATGAGTACTTCGGCAAAAATTCGAATGCCTACGGATTTGGGGCGGATCGCGGAATGGGTTGGCCGCTCGATCCCTTTCCAGGTCACTCTCCGCGCGATGCAGTTCTGAATGCTGCATTGAATACATTCTCCTTGAACATTGAACTATTCGGTTGGAGCACGGGATCTTTGTTGCTTGCCGCGGCCTTCTTTTTTCGCAAAAAATTCACAAACCAGGATCGCTTAATGCTGGCAGTGTTGATCACATGTTTTGTTGCCTACTTCTTCTACTACTACAGTGGTGGTCCGGATTTTGGCGCGCGATACTGGTTCTTGATGATCGTGCCGCTCGCGGTGTTGACGATTCGTGGCATGGATCAAGTCCGCGGAGCTAATCTTGCAGTTCTTGTTCTTAGTCTGTTTGCCCTGATAAATTACGTTCCATGGAGAGCCGTCGACAAATACCATCATTACTGGAACATGAGACC